DNA sequence from the Rattus rattus isolate New Zealand chromosome 2, Rrattus_CSIRO_v1, whole genome shotgun sequence genome:
GGTTATGGCTCCTCCTGCCCTGGACAGGACAGGGCACCTTGGATATGTGCAGCCCGTGTTTTTGTATTTGTGACCCTCTGTTTGGTATCCTGAATGTATTAGACTGTGTAAATACCATATAGAATGTATATGTGGGTTGTACGTTGGAGACTCTCCTATGTAGGCAAAGGGAGAGAATGCCCAGAGATTCTGGGATGAGATTGTCTTCACTCTAGTTTAGAGGAATTTGCTCtactgtttagtttctttttttcagaactgaggaccgaacctagggccttgagcttgctaggcaagtgctctaccactgagctaaatccccaacccctagtgttTAGTTTCTGAAATGCCCTTTCACCCTGCAGCCTGGGGTACCAGGCTGGGTACAGGTGAGACTTATAAGAAATGACACCCCCATGGTGAGGTGAGCAGCCAGCACTTGGGTCTGCTGGATGGTCCTAGTGTGTGAAAGGGATAGGGGTCACTGACCTGAGGAAGGAGATTGCACTGGGCAGGAAGGACAAtgagggaactgaggcagagcACCTGGCTCTCAAAGACTTGCTTTGAGGTCACCActgatcttcttgtctctttcAGTCCAGGGACAGGAAGATGGTGGGCGACATGAATGGGGCCCAAACCTACGCTTCAACTGCCAAGAAACTGAACATCATTGCTGTGGTCATCTCTGTCGTCTGCTTCATCATACTTATCATTTTATACAGTGCAGGGATAGCAAGCCTATCCTATAGCCGATATAATTAGAACCTACTAGATAGGTACTAACTAGTTAGTTAACTAATTATTAATTAACTAAACTAGTACCTAATTTAGTTCCTTTAGTACCTATTAGATATAAGAGTAGGACTCCATGAAGTATGTGTTCTTGATATCAGAGTCAATGGTCTAAATTTTCCCATGCACTGTCTTCGTGAAGAAAGTGTGCATGTACACCCCCTTCATAGATGCCCCTTATCCTGGTCAGAGGCCTTGACCTGTCAGTTTACCTTCCCACATCTGTTTGTTCTCAGTGGATTCAATAAAGTGCATGTAGTAGCCGTTGTGCTGTGACTCCTTGTCCCCTGACTGGTCCTGTACTAAGCTTACTCAAAgtttccctgacttccttcttgttgaagaggagtgggggggggcaggggtgtggatagagagggggtgggtgggtggaggttgTAGTGCAGGGCATCCACACCTAAGCAGATTTCCTCAGGATGGAGACAGCAGCTGACAAGCATCCTGAATAGTGTCCTCTTTTACTTAGCAGGCACAGACAGGCAGTAACTGAGCATTGCCTACGCCTGGCTCCATGTCCCTAGAGTACACAGGAAGGGTGTAGAACTGTGCACTAATGAGTTTTAAGCCAGGGATAGAGGACAAGGCCCAGGGTCCTCCCTTTTTAGGAGGAAGAAACCTTGACCCAGACAAGCTGTGTTCAAGATCTCTATGGAGGTCTCCCACTTGGATTCTGACCCTTCTCTTCTCACACACATCTTACAGGTTTATTTCAGGTCAGGGATGGGCAGTGGGAAATGAACACTGAATCTTCAATGCTAGGTGCCATGGCTGATCCAGTGTACTTCAGATCCTGAAGTAGGGTGGGGCATATCTTAAGAGACCTCTGCAACCTTCACCATTAGTTTGCTTTCAAAATTCacctgtaggcatacattttttgcaacctacttttaataagggctcAGCCTCTCCTCTaacccaccacccagcagaggcagtggaggagaaaagttattaggatgggGGAAGTGGTCCTGTTCAGTGATAGTTCCTTAGGGGAGAGCTcaatcttcttgggcagcagttcagtcctgtagccaacaccaaatacgactcagcagctgcagactggttctctaggcaggcagacaccaggcacgaaccagcagcttcagtccagtcctttcagcaagcagacaccaggcacaaaccagcAACTGTAGCTTAATCCTGAAGAAACTTTCAGGCTTGCCAAGGGGCCTGAGGGAAGGCTGCAGAAGCTGCAAGCTTCTGCAGGAgcctcacaagcagttcttggttgagtttctctcaatggcagtgttatcacaagttgagctcaacaaggctatgcaaggcgaaccaatacatgtgtgtcttcAGTGAAGAATAACAAGGCAGTGCAAACCACAACAGTGTTCAGTGCTCATTTCCCACCGTCTGTGGGGGTCATATCTACACTCCTTCATCAAGCActctttcacgtgtctgctatatctaaacatcctttcacctgtgtctgctttaggaaAGCAGtcttttatgtgtttgctttagcaagacatcctttcacctgtgtgccccagcaaaacaacaTTTACTATAACTAACTTTCCGAAGAACCATAGGTTTCCACTTCATTCACCTCTCCTCTTCCTGGATGCCCTGGAGCCTGCATTTCCACCTCATTTTGGGCACCCCAAATTAGAAGTCTTAGGAGCCCCCGGGGTTGGTACTGTCTCCCTGTGTTGGTATGTAGGTTCTAGTCCTGGGGTCTGAGATAATGTAAGGCCCCAAAACTCATCTTGTGAGGGTAAGTGGTGTTAGAGATGCCCACTTCACCAAGGTCCAGGCTTCTGGAGCAATATCAGTTCCTTCACTGTCTTGGGAAGATGAGCCTGACTTAGGAAGACAGAGACCCTAATAGCAGTGGAGACAGGATCCCACTGGTAGAGCTGCTATCATACTGGAAGGGAATGACCAAGTCCAAGGGAAACCAAGACCTTTTCAGATTGCACCAGGAAGGAACAAGAGTTTTTTAGAAGAACCCAGGATGCAATTTCTACGAAAACTCATGGTCCTGGGGTGAACTTCACAGTGCTCATCCTCAGTCCTGGGCCTATGACTGAAGAAAGGTAGAGACTTCAGGACGAGGATCACAGTCTCTACCGCCACACTTCGGTCCTTCCTAATGCTTCGTATGAGCAATGTGTGGGCAGGTATCCTGAGGGCACGGAAACCCCAGACCTGTTAGGCGCTGGTGGACACAGGAGGCAGGCCATGATCTCTAGAATGAGCATCATCCTAACCACTTGTTTGTGGTAGAACATATGAGACTAGATATGCCTAGTGTTTACAGCAACCCACGAATGAGTCCACAGTGGGGCTGCTCGGCCATGAAGAGTCCTTCCACTCACTTCCCACTCACCAAATGTGTAAGAGCAGAAGCAAGGGAAGTCATTATAACTTCCCATGGTGTTGGTGGCCTTCAGGGCAAGGTTGGGTGGTCAGCTGGTTGGCAGTAGACTCCAGGTTGTTCCCTATCTGATGCCAGAGTGTAAACAAAACAATGTCTTATCCTGAGAGGACAGCAGAGGAatccccccacccctgacctACACTGAGACAATGGGCTCCTTGCAGACCCATCATTAGGAGTCCAGTTGGAGATCAGTCCCAGGTATCTGATGTGAATCTGAAAGGTAAGGGACACTAAATCAGAGACGAGGCACACTGGCTAGAACTGTCCCTTGACAGCAGATCAAGGGCAGAACCCAACAGGTAAAATGTCAACAATTGTGCATCATGGGTAGAAGTGGATCATCCTGGATGGAGCAGAACGCTGGCCCTGACCTTTGCTCTTGCAGCAGGGTTTGTCAATCCCTGTCCCTCTGATGATCCCTGGGGCAACAGAGATTGCCCTTAGCACTGAACAAAGAAGATAGAGAAATCCAAAGATCGAGTCTCAAGGAATGTCCCctatggaaaggagaaagaggtctTCTGTTCAGCTAACTTGGGGGGCCACATGAAGACAATGACTAGGGTGAACATTCACACAGGGCTGAATATAGCTCCCCACCTCTGTGGGTGGAGAGATGAGTCTGGGGATTGAATGCATGTGAAGGCCTTGATATAGCATAGCCTTCATGGCTCACCAAGGCCGCCAGGCGAGAGGAAATAGGATCCTAGTgactgagagaggcagagaagtttGAGATGACCATTAACTTTCAGGATGGTCTCTGTCATGGCTGTGTGAAAATCCAGAAGCAAGTGTACTTGCTTTTAGGAATATTGTGAGACCATAGTAAACAGTTACGGCTGAAATTGGATATTGTTAACTATTTGAAAAAGTTATACCAAGATCCAGTATTCCTGAAACCAGATCGTGTTGTGACCATAGTATGCCACTTGCTATCATTTACGAGCTCAGGggtcatttatattattttatctctCACATGGCTGAAAGGCAACAGGAAGATGTGTGAAGAGCAGCATGGTGTAGGCCTTGTTGAAGAGGTATTCCACAGAACACaaagaaataacctatcagaATCCATCAGAAACCACCACTTTCAGGCTCCGATCAGAGTCCGCACAGACAGACCAAAGCCCTACTCTGTTACATGGTACCCCTGAGGCCTGGCAGGAGCCTCTGTGAGGTAGGTATGTCCATGACTTTTTCACAGATGTTGACTAAACCAGCACCAGCAAATAGGATTGCAAAGAGGGGTGTCTGTCGGAGACACTGATGTCCCTGTGAAGAACTCAGGAAATACTGAAATGAGTAGAACCTGGAAACTGGAGAAGCCCCAGCCCCCAAGACTCAGCTCTAGGAAGGATGGGTGCTGCAGAGCTCCTTGCAGGAGGTCTAGTAGCCTGGTCCTTACAGAGCCACCAAGATAGAACGTGGGTACAACTCCTAACAAAAGAAGATAGGCCAGGCCTCCCAGTTATCAGGGAAGGACACTAAACTGAATCCTCCAGTATGGTCAGGAGTGGCTTTCCTGGCCACAGCCCTCACCCCACCATACGTTTGAGAAAGCTTCTCTGGCATGATGGAGGCCCTTGGTGACCATCCCACTAGCACTAATAAATTATGATAGGGCAGGAGGGGAAAAGAGTTGGCATAGCACAAACATGCCAGCTCAGGACCATGAGGTCATAGCCAAGTGACTTAAGACCATTTAGTTCTCGGCTTAGggcaaaaagaaacacagagaagtgttagcattttgtctaggctctgccccacagttatccagcaacagccaggtgtgcttgACTTACTTTAAAAGGGGTTGttcaccccctcctctctcttttgctttcttgttctagttctgtcctttccctcctgctccacctcctctccccgTTCCCCACCACCTCTGTCTCCAGTGCTCATGGCTggctctactctctctctctctctgcctttctgtctctactaccctcttaactcccctccccatgcccttaTTAAACTCTATTCTCTACTATACTGTCCTTGtttgtcctgtggctggtccctcgggggtaagggatgcttcagcatggatccacagaggcacccccttcccccacacctggcTACACGTCTACCAGAGatattccttctccctctttacctttcataaaacacaacaagAAGTACCGTTCACCCCAATGTCAACTTGAACTGAAGCCAGTAGAACTGGCCTCCATAGTGAGTGCAGTGGGCTCTCTGGGCACTCTTTATCGCTGAGAGAATAGAGGGTTTTTGGGGGCCTGGCTGGGACTTTGATAAGGGATAGTGAGGTTCTATCTGCAGCTGTTAGCATGAGCTTGGTAGACTCCAGGAACCCCTCACTCATAAGCACCGAGGTTTGGGCCCTGGGACAAGTCCTGACTTGGATTCCTGGCCGGGAAGTTCCCCTGATTCACAACCCTTCCTGACATCCTGCCCTGGAGTAATTTGATCCGCAGGCTTTTTAGATCCCCGCCTCTCAGAACGCAGACCAGTTTCATTAAGCCAAAATTCAGGAAAAGGAAACTTCGGAGAAACCGAAACTGCTGGAGAACAGGCCGACAGAGCCACAGAGCTCTCCATCCTCTACCTTTCGCTGCTGCTTTTGCTCGGTACCATGAACCACACTTCTCAAGCCTTCATGAACGCTGCCACTGGGGGACAACCCCCAAACTACGAAAGAATCAAGGAAGAATATGAGGTGTCTGAACTGGGGGCACCCCACGGATCGACTTCTGTCAGAACTACCGTGATCAACATGCCCAGAGAGGTCTCTGTGCCTGACCATGTGGTCTGGTCCCTGTTCAATACGCTCTTCATGAACTTCTGCTGCCTGGGCTTCATTGCCTATGCCTACTCTGTGAAGGTGAGTGTGCTAGAGGTGGGGGTGATGGTGTAAGGAGGTGTGTGTGAGCCTGAAGTCCATCAACCCAGATGGCCCCATGTGTGTGCGGGGGACGGGGTGGGTCCTTTGTTTAAAATAAGtctgtttgcattcttccttctgtggggtgtgtgtgtgtgtgtgtgtgtgtgtgtgtgtgtgtgtgtgtgtgtgtgtgtgtgtgtgtgtcttaaagaCTCTCCCGTGCAGATGCAGGGTGAGGCTGCCTGGGGATTCTGGAGTCAGACTTTCCTAGTGCAGTCGAGAGGAATGCCTATAGTGCCCCTTCACCTTACAGACTGGGATGCTGGCCTGTGTGGAAAGTGCTCTGGAGATTCAATAGTCCATGGAGGGCTGAACAACAAGTGCTAGGGCCTCCCGGATGATCAGAGTATGTAAAATGTTCCTGACCTAAGTCGGGGAGATGCAGTCCACAGGGAGTATGACAGGAAAACTGTCAGAGCATTTGCCTATCAGCTCCAGGGCCACTGACCATCTATCTACGTGCTCTGCTCCAGTCTAGGGATCGGAAGATGGTGGGTGATATGACTGGAGCCCAGGCCTACGCATCCACTGCCAAATGCCTGAACATCAGCTCCCTGGTCCTCAGCATCCTCATGGTCGTTATCACTATTGTTACTGTCGTCATCATTGTTCTTAACGCTCCTCGTCTCCAGACTTGATAGAGGATTCTGGTTTCTGATCCTGACGTGCTCCACCATCTGCAGCTGCATCCCTCcttgcccctctgcccctcccgaCACGCAGGTGTAACACTCATCTATCCACAATGGATTCAATAAAACGCACTTGATAGCCATCATCCTTGGACTGCTTTTATTCATCCTACCCCTCAATCTTCCTCGATCTGAGGTGGGCGTGTAGGCTATCCTCAATTTGGTGGTAGTTTCTGACCTACCTTTGTGGACATTTACTGGCCAAAGTCCTGAGGGGTATTTTGGCTGCTCCAGGCAGGGAGAACCGAAGCTTCATCTGACCCTGGCTCTATATCTCCAGGGCACCCAGTCCAGTTCAGAAGTGGAGGATCAGGCCTGGGTCCTTGTTCTTCAGGAAGAATACTCTGACCCAGGAGAAGATGGTGTCACAAGTTCCATGTGGGCTTTCCAGGATTCGCAGGGTGCTGTGGTGGGGGCCTGGTGTCCCCTGCTGGTCCCATAGCAGCGTTGCAGTTAATTCCCGGTTTGCCCTGGAGCCCCCTGCCGGCATTCTGCATATATGTGGCCAGATGACACTTctacatcccccccccccccattccctgACCCTATCTGCTAAGGGAGAGTGCCGATCATGCCCTTGGGACGGGGCGGTCCTAGGACCCACATTTCCACTTCACTTAGGCCATTGAGTTTATGAGTCTCCCGGGGATGGATCAGCGCTGTCTGTCTCTGTTAGTGCTGGGGTCAATCATTCATCTCACGGGTGCCTTTCCAAGGACACTTATTTCTGGTTGCCAGAGGCAAGCACCTCAAGAGTTGCCTGGGTCTTCTCCCTGTGTCTATTGGACTCCATTTGTCCTCCTAAACCATTGTGGTGGGTTTTAATGTCACCACAATAGCCAGGGCAGCACGATGGATCTGAAGTACCTTGGGTGGGGGGAGGCTCTGTCACGGTTACAGCCAGGAATTGGGAGTGGGCGTGGTGGGTAGAAAGGAGTGGGGCACTTTTGCAAGTTAAAGGATTTGGGTTTCTTTTGCAAGTTAAAGGAGGGTGTGTGGAAAGAAGGTTTGGCAAATGTGGTTACAGACTAACTCTGAGGAAGGGAAGGTGAATAAAATAAGGTTCCTCTGCTGGTAGGGGACCTCCCTCTGGGGCAAGCAGCTACACACTTTTATAAAGGGATCTTGCCTTATTGGGGGATTGGTTGAGTACTAAAGGGGTACAAAGGAAGCAGGATAGAGATCTATTCTGTCTTCTTCACTGAGAGTTAAGAAACTTGATAAAGCCAAAATTGCCTTCATGCGTGTCGTAATacttcctgggttttttttttttttttttttgtttgtttgtttgtttcactgtgtagccctgcctgtcctggaacatactctgtagatcaggctggccttgaactctgagatctgtctgtctctgcttcccgagagctgaaattaaagatgtatgccacccCTGCCTGGTTCCTATCTTAGTACTTAACAAACTTACTGTTTTAAGACGTCTTGTCCTGACATTTTTTCCTGGTTGTCAAGGGTCAAACCTTACCTCCTTTACAGAAGACCTTAAAGGGGAAGGAAGCTCTCAGGGCAGAGAGGGCAGTGCTGGGCTTCTGCTCCGTTACTGCAACTGCAGTATCTGATGGAAGATGATCCTGGGGACTGGGCAGGGCTAACAGGAATTGCTGAGGGACAGGCAAGTTTTCTGTACAAAACCCTGGTTAAAAATTGACCTGGCCCACAACTCTGCTTAGGGAAGGGGAGCTTTTGGGGGCCTTGGAAGTCTTTTCAACTGAGGTAAAACAGTCACAGCACCTCGTGGTCCTTGTTCAGAGCCATAGCCAGGCCCCACACAGTCTCTTCCATGCCTAGAgcacctctgtcttagttagggtttctactgctgtggtaaaacactatgaccaaaagcaacttttatTTGGAGGAGCactgtttgctggcttgctccccacgcCTTGCTCAGTGTACGTTCTTATACCGGCCAGGAGCCCCTTTTCAGGGGTGGGTACCATTCCCAGGGAGTTGGGCCCTGTGACATCAGTCATTGCTTTAGGGTTACCATTGCAGTGGTGAAACagcatggccaaagcaacttggggaggaaagcgtTGATTTGGCTTACAGTCCCACACCACTGTTTGTCTtaatgttttattgctgtgacgagACACCATCACCacggcaagtcttataaagaaaaacttctcattgaggcttgcttacaatctcagagatttagtccatcatcatcatggcagaaagtgtgACAGCAGGTGGGCAGACGAGGttctggagagttctacatccagataggcaggcagcaggaagggaactGAGTTGAGGTCCCACAATTTCttagtgacacacctcttccaatgAAGCCAAACCTGttccaacgaggccacacttcctaataaggccaagcattcaaacatacaaGTCCACAGAGGCCATCTCTATGCAAACCTCCACACTGTTCTTCATTTGAGGAAATCAGGACGGGGACTCATACAGGGTaagaacttggaagcaggagctgatgtagaggccatggaaggctgTTGCTTAccggcttgttccccatggctttctcagcttttcttcttatagaaccaggactACCAGCCCGGCAGTCAACCTtcccctgtcaatcactaattttaaaaatgctttacatCTGGGTCTGAGGGCAGcagtttctcaattgaggttcc
Encoded proteins:
- the LOC116890890 gene encoding interferon-induced transmembrane protein 2-like, which produces MVKEDPGSAPAPSTVVYINSDTIQPDYVAWSTFSTIFLNSCCLGFIAYVYSVKSRDRKMVGDMNGAQTYASTAKKLNIIAVVISVVCFIILIILYSAGIASLSYSRYN
- the LOC116893623 gene encoding interferon-induced transmembrane protein 3; this translates as MNHTSQAFMNAATGGQPPNYERIKEEYEVSELGAPHGSTSVRTTVINMPREVSVPDHVVWSLFNTLFMNFCCLGFIAYAYSVKSRDRKMVGDMTGAQAYASTAKCLNISSLVLSILMVVITIVTVVIIVLNAPRLQT